A genomic window from Cydia amplana chromosome 3, ilCydAmpl1.1, whole genome shotgun sequence includes:
- the LOC134662571 gene encoding V-type proton ATPase 16 kDa proteolipid subunit c — protein sequence MSAESPIYAPFFGVMGAASAIIFSALGAAYGTAKSGTGIAAMSVMRPELIMKSIIPVVMAGIIAIYGLVVAVLIAGSLESPTMGYTLYKGFIHLGAGLAVGFSGLAAGFAIGIVGDAGVRGTAQQPRLFVGMILILIFAEVLGLYGLIVAIYLYTKQ from the exons ATGTCGGCTGAAAGTCCCATCTATGCACCCTTCTTTGGAGTTATGGGGGCGGCGTCCGCTATCATCTTTAGCG CACTGGGAGCTGCCTATGGCACGGCCAAGTCAGGAACCGGTATTGCCGCCATGTCGGTGATGAGGCCGGAGCTCATCATGAAGTCCATCATTCCTGTCGTCATGGCGGGTATCATTGCCATCTACGGGTTGGTGGTGGCTGTGCTCATCGCAGGTTCCCTGGAGTCCCCCACAATGGGATACACCCTCTACAA AGGGTTCATCCACCTTGGTGCCGGCCTGGCCGTCGGTTTCTCGGGTCTGGCGGCCGGCTTCGCCATCGGCATCGTGGGTGACGCGGGTGTCCGCGGCACGGCGCAACAGCCCAGATTATTCGTCGGCATGATCCTTATCCTCATTTTCGCCGAAGTGTTGGGTCTATACGGTCTCATCGTGGCCATCTACCTGTACACGAAACAGTAA